The following proteins are co-located in the Lentibacillus sp. JNUCC-1 genome:
- the pdxR gene encoding MocR-like pyridoxine biosynthesis transcription factor PdxR encodes MDMLACHLKRAPGSPLYEQLYNFIKAEITEGRLAYGAKLPSKRKLSEFLEVSQNTVENAYAQLAAEGYIEGLPRKGYFVLAYEDLEYVQPDAGAPHEQPAEEQSIAYYFHPSRIDTEHFPFAQWRKYARDTIDPIHQSLLWLGDKQGEKALREQIAHYLYHARGVKCTAEQIIVGAGSDVLLQQLIFLLDQHTVYGVENPGYHVILNILDRYHNHVHPLDVDADGVKIESVERTNIDAVYVTPSHHFPYGAVLSVNRRIKLLNWAAEKANRYIIEDDYDSEFRYSGKSIPSLHSMDHREKVVYLGSFSKSLIPSLRISYMVLPNHLLEKYKTKALSYYHCSVSRIDQHILSQFMQDGEFEKHLNRMRKVYRRKLEKTLDILRPYQNTVDVIGEHSGLHMVLKVKNGMTEQELVERAWNERIKIHPLSSYLLEKEADPSPKMILGFAGIPEAELGTALEMLLKSWGIA; translated from the coding sequence ATGGATATGTTAGCGTGCCACTTAAAACGAGCACCGGGCAGTCCTTTATATGAGCAATTATACAATTTTATCAAAGCGGAAATTACAGAAGGACGGCTGGCATACGGTGCCAAGCTCCCTTCGAAACGGAAGCTTTCCGAGTTTTTAGAGGTCAGTCAAAATACCGTAGAAAATGCGTACGCTCAGTTGGCGGCGGAAGGGTATATTGAAGGTTTGCCCCGTAAAGGCTACTTTGTCCTCGCCTATGAAGACTTGGAGTATGTACAGCCAGACGCCGGGGCGCCACATGAGCAACCGGCCGAGGAACAATCTATTGCCTACTATTTTCACCCCAGCCGCATTGACACAGAGCATTTTCCTTTTGCCCAATGGCGAAAATATGCACGGGACACGATTGATCCTATTCACCAATCGTTGCTTTGGCTTGGCGATAAACAAGGCGAAAAGGCATTGCGGGAACAAATTGCGCATTATTTGTACCATGCACGCGGCGTGAAGTGTACAGCTGAGCAAATTATCGTTGGTGCAGGGAGCGATGTTCTCCTGCAGCAGCTCATTTTTTTGCTGGATCAACATACGGTTTACGGCGTCGAGAACCCTGGTTATCATGTCATCCTCAATATTTTGGACCGTTACCACAATCACGTGCATCCGCTCGATGTTGATGCGGATGGCGTGAAAATAGAATCTGTTGAGCGCACGAACATTGACGCGGTTTACGTGACCCCTTCCCATCACTTTCCATATGGGGCTGTTCTGTCCGTTAACCGCCGTATCAAACTGCTGAACTGGGCAGCCGAAAAAGCGAACCGCTATATTATAGAAGATGATTATGACAGCGAATTTCGTTACAGCGGAAAATCAATCCCATCGTTGCACAGTATGGACCACCGGGAGAAAGTCGTTTATTTGGGATCATTCTCCAAATCGCTAATCCCTTCACTCCGGATCAGCTACATGGTCCTGCCCAATCATTTGCTGGAAAAATATAAAACAAAAGCCTTGTCCTACTATCACTGTTCAGTATCTAGAATCGACCAGCATATCTTGTCCCAATTCATGCAAGACGGCGAGTTTGAAAAGCATCTCAATCGCATGCGAAAAGTCTACCGGCGGAAATTGGAAAAAACACTGGACATCCTGAGACCATATCAAAACACCGTCGACGTCATCGGCGAACACTCTGGACTCCACATGGTGCTCAAGGTGAAAAATGGCATGACAGAGCAAGAACTTGTAGAGCGGGCGTGGAACGAGCGGATTAAAATTCACCCGCTCTCATCCTACCTGCTTGAAAAAGAAGCCGACCCATCACCGAAAATGATCCTCGGCTTTGCCGGCATTCCAGAAGCTGAATTAGGAACCGCACTTGAAATGCTTTTGAAGAGCTGGGGGATTGCGTGA
- a CDS encoding MerR family transcriptional regulator, whose protein sequence is MKRWTTGELAKQRNISVRTLRYYDQINLLNPSYKDANGKRYYSEEDFFELEKIMILKSISLPLEDIRGVLDQLSYKQILISHYNYLQEQLAELQSSISNTTSLINMIELEEELRWEHVSELVRNAQHNSKKWIDYFQEDEQELLKAVLPNLSHNDEKTQQYISLLRQIDWCIENGVKPESEEGARIAATINELSNEAFQGDAALEEKFWEIRKRPAEETGLYPISDDVLEFIERCVASVET, encoded by the coding sequence ATGAAACGATGGACTACGGGCGAACTGGCCAAACAACGAAATATTTCCGTGCGGACGCTTCGGTATTATGATCAGATCAATTTGCTTAACCCCAGTTATAAGGACGCAAATGGGAAACGCTATTATTCAGAGGAAGACTTCTTTGAATTGGAAAAAATAATGATTCTAAAATCCATTTCGCTGCCACTGGAGGACATTCGTGGCGTCCTGGATCAGTTGTCCTATAAACAAATTCTGATCTCGCATTATAATTATCTGCAGGAGCAACTGGCGGAATTGCAAAGCAGTATTTCCAATACCACTTCGCTGATCAATATGATTGAGCTTGAGGAGGAGTTGCGTTGGGAGCACGTTTCAGAGCTTGTACGAAACGCACAGCATAACTCTAAAAAGTGGATTGATTATTTTCAGGAGGATGAACAAGAGCTCTTGAAAGCCGTGCTTCCGAATCTCAGTCACAATGATGAGAAGACACAACAGTATATTTCATTGCTGCGACAGATTGATTGGTGCATTGAGAACGGCGTTAAACCAGAATCAGAAGAAGGCGCGCGAATCGCTGCTACGATCAACGAGCTCTCAAATGAAGCATTCCAGGGCGACGCGGCACTGGAAGAGAAGTTCTGGGAAATTCGAAAACGGCCTGCCGAGGAAACAGGGCTGTACCCAATCTCAGACGACGTACTCGAATTTATAGAACGCTGCGTCGCCTCGGTAGAGACATAA
- a CDS encoding glycine betaine ABC transporter substrate-binding protein → MKKKIIMIGLVIIVCTALISACGQDNNSQENGADDNADQKENDTTTIELGQKELSLPYVSWATAIASANVAKVILEDVGYEIDLKQVEPGALYSGIASGSADFNMGSVTLPNTHADYWDEYGDDIVDIGKTLEDSVTMGLTVPEYVDIDSIKDMAENTNGIGDKVNWKIVGIDPGSGQMNITENDVMPGYGLDAWTLQSSSGAGMTAELKRAIDAKEPIIVTLWEPHWAFIEWDLRYLDDPDNLFGDADSKHAVARKGFKEDAPAAYKILERFEWTAEDMGEVMDMTHKGMEAEEAARKWVEDNQSMIAEWTKDIE, encoded by the coding sequence TTGAAGAAGAAAATCATCATGATTGGATTGGTCATCATTGTATGTACAGCGCTCATTTCTGCATGTGGTCAGGATAACAACTCGCAAGAAAATGGAGCAGATGACAATGCTGATCAGAAAGAAAACGATACAACAACGATTGAACTTGGTCAAAAAGAGCTGTCACTTCCCTATGTTTCATGGGCCACAGCAATCGCCAGTGCCAACGTGGCTAAAGTCATTTTGGAAGACGTCGGCTATGAGATTGACTTAAAACAAGTGGAGCCTGGTGCGTTGTATTCAGGGATCGCCAGTGGGTCAGCCGATTTTAACATGGGTTCCGTGACGTTACCGAATACACACGCTGATTACTGGGATGAGTATGGTGATGACATTGTTGATATTGGCAAAACCCTTGAAGACAGTGTCACAATGGGGCTGACGGTTCCCGAGTATGTAGACATAGATTCGATTAAAGATATGGCGGAAAACACGAATGGTATCGGGGACAAAGTGAATTGGAAAATCGTTGGCATCGATCCCGGTTCAGGGCAAATGAACATCACGGAAAATGATGTGATGCCAGGATACGGGTTAGATGCGTGGACATTGCAAAGCAGTTCCGGTGCGGGTATGACTGCAGAGTTAAAACGTGCGATTGACGCAAAAGAACCGATTATAGTAACACTCTGGGAGCCACATTGGGCTTTCATCGAATGGGATTTGAGATATCTTGATGATCCTGACAACCTTTTCGGAGATGCAGACAGCAAACATGCAGTGGCACGAAAAGGGTTCAAAGAAGATGCTCCGGCCGCCTATAAGATTTTAGAACGATTTGAATGGACGGCAGAGGATATGGGCGAAGTGATGGACATGACCCACAAAGGCATGGAGGCCGAAGAAGCTGCAAGAAAATGGGTGGAAGACAATCAGAGCATGATTGCTGAGTGGACAAAAGATATTGAATAG
- the dapG gene encoding aspartate kinase has protein sequence MDILVQKFGGTSVQTAESREHVTGHIKEAVGAGYKVAVVVSAMGRSPDPYATDTLLGLVDDLGQNSSDRELDLLVSCGETISAVKMANELGKRDVSATALTGAQAGFITDDHFTEATIKRIETKRLMHEFKTHDVVVVAGFQGRTEQGDITTLGRGGSDTSAAALGAALKAERIEIFTDVSGIMTADPRVVDDARLLDVVTYKEICDLAYQGAKVVHPYAVEIAMQDKIPMRVRSNYSSETGTLITETKETETESRTAQLMTGIAHMSEVTQIQIVINDEINHHQTLVFEAMADAGISVDFINVSQSKLIYTIPHKLMDKAVQILDSLGYEPEITQNCAKVCAVGPEITGVPDVSSKINGALTNSDVQVLQSAESHTTIWVLVHDKDLKVTMNALHQTLGLAEA, from the coding sequence ATGGATATTTTAGTGCAAAAGTTTGGTGGAACTTCTGTTCAAACTGCTGAAAGTCGTGAACATGTTACAGGTCATATTAAAGAGGCTGTGGGAGCGGGTTATAAAGTTGCCGTCGTTGTTTCAGCGATGGGCAGGAGCCCGGATCCATATGCGACAGATACGCTGCTCGGTCTGGTGGATGACTTGGGGCAGAACAGTTCCGATCGGGAGCTTGATCTGTTGGTGTCCTGCGGTGAAACGATCTCAGCGGTCAAGATGGCAAATGAGTTGGGGAAACGTGATGTGTCAGCGACAGCCCTGACCGGCGCTCAGGCTGGGTTTATCACAGATGACCATTTTACAGAAGCGACCATTAAACGGATCGAAACGAAGCGCTTGATGCATGAATTCAAAACACATGACGTGGTGGTCGTGGCGGGATTCCAGGGCAGGACCGAGCAAGGTGACATAACCACCCTCGGGCGGGGAGGAAGTGATACCTCGGCTGCTGCGTTGGGAGCTGCTTTGAAAGCTGAACGCATTGAAATTTTCACCGACGTCAGTGGAATCATGACAGCAGACCCGCGCGTCGTTGATGATGCACGTCTGCTTGATGTGGTTACTTACAAAGAGATTTGTGATTTAGCCTATCAGGGGGCTAAGGTTGTGCATCCCTATGCGGTGGAAATCGCGATGCAAGATAAAATTCCAATGCGTGTTCGCTCCAACTATTCCTCGGAAACCGGCACGTTGATTACCGAAACGAAAGAAACTGAGACTGAAAGCCGGACTGCTCAGTTGATGACAGGCATTGCCCATATGTCAGAAGTCACCCAGATTCAGATTGTCATCAACGACGAAATCAATCACCATCAAACATTAGTCTTCGAAGCGATGGCCGACGCAGGAATATCGGTCGATTTCATCAATGTTTCACAGTCGAAACTGATTTATACCATCCCACACAAGTTGATGGATAAAGCAGTTCAGATATTGGACTCATTGGGGTATGAACCCGAAATCACTCAGAACTGTGCCAAGGTATGTGCTGTCGGGCCAGAGATTACCGGTGTGCCTGACGTCTCATCCAAAATAAACGGGGCCCTTACAAACTCCGACGTGCAGGTACTGCAATCAGCCGAAAGCCATACAACCATATGGGTCCTCGTCCACGACAAAGACCTCAAAGTCACCATGAACGCACTACACCAAACCCTCGGCCTCGCCGAAGCATAA
- the asd gene encoding aspartate-semialdehyde dehydrogenase, producing MVDKESKNIAVVGATGAVGEEIIRLLEKSSLQIGTMKLLASKRSQGKKVTFRDTELTIEEATPNSFENIDIALFSAGGSISRQLAEAAVSSGAVVIDNTSAFRMDENVPLVVPEVNHGDLDKHNGIIANPNCSTIQMVTALNPLKQHFGLKRIIVSTYQAVSGAGLEANEELAAQTGQFLKGEDMTSSVLPVKGDEKHYPIAFNALPQIDVFTDNGFTFEEMKMVNETKKLLHMPDLAVSATCVRLPIFRSHAESIYIEVEQDGVSVADLKRILKDAPGVVLEDDPDSQLYPTPLSAEGKDDVFVGRIRKDLDNDRGFHLWVVSDNLLKGAALNTVQIAEKLAGSGQS from the coding sequence TTGGTCGATAAAGAGTCTAAAAACATAGCCGTTGTCGGTGCAACAGGGGCGGTTGGCGAGGAAATTATCCGTTTGCTGGAAAAGTCATCCTTGCAGATCGGCACTATGAAATTGCTTGCATCTAAACGGTCTCAAGGTAAAAAAGTCACATTCCGTGATACAGAACTTACGATTGAAGAGGCCACACCGAACAGCTTCGAAAACATTGATATTGCATTATTTTCTGCAGGCGGCTCGATATCGCGCCAGCTTGCCGAGGCGGCTGTCAGTAGTGGCGCGGTCGTGATTGACAATACAAGTGCTTTTCGAATGGATGAAAATGTGCCGCTCGTTGTGCCTGAAGTCAACCATGGGGATTTGGATAAGCATAACGGCATCATTGCCAATCCAAATTGCTCAACGATCCAGATGGTAACGGCATTAAATCCGCTCAAACAGCATTTTGGCTTGAAACGGATCATTGTCTCAACGTATCAGGCTGTTTCGGGAGCGGGGCTTGAGGCAAACGAAGAGCTGGCAGCACAAACAGGACAATTTTTAAAAGGTGAAGACATGACCAGTTCTGTTCTTCCGGTTAAAGGGGACGAGAAACATTACCCGATCGCCTTCAACGCGCTGCCGCAGATTGATGTTTTCACAGATAACGGGTTCACCTTTGAGGAAATGAAAATGGTGAACGAGACGAAAAAACTGCTTCACATGCCGGATTTAGCCGTATCTGCCACTTGTGTACGCCTGCCTATTTTCCGTTCGCATGCGGAAAGCATCTATATTGAGGTGGAGCAAGATGGTGTTTCCGTTGCGGATCTTAAACGGATTTTAAAAGATGCGCCGGGTGTTGTGCTTGAAGATGATCCGGACAGTCAGCTCTATCCAACACCGCTCAGTGCTGAAGGAAAAGATGACGTGTTTGTAGGACGGATTCGTAAAGACTTGGACAATGATCGCGGATTTCATTTATGGGTCGTTTCCGATAACCTGCTGAAAGGAGCAGCATTGAACACGGTTCAAATCGCTGAAAAATTGGCGGGGAGCGGACAGTCTTAA